The proteins below are encoded in one region of bacterium:
- a CDS encoding GDP-mannose 4,6-dehydratase — MVYNWYKGKNIAITGGLGFLGSNLAHELVYLGADVTLIDSMLPLYGGNLFNINGIEDKVNINFADIRDEGAMRALVRNKDVIFHIGGQTSHVDSMTDPLLDVDINCRGNLIFLEACRQVNPDVKIVYAGTRGQYGAVSTTPVTEDAQLSPTDIYGVNKNAGEKYHIIYHKVHGIRTVSLRISNTYGPRHQMKHGKYGIQNWVVRLALDDETITIYGDGSQLRDFNFIDDVSRAFLMAGEIDRSDGQIYNLGSGDPISFRQMVKTVIEIAGSGKLEFVEWPEDRKLIETGDYVADFNKIHDELGWRPKTPFKKGMEKTINFYRKFREHYW, encoded by the coding sequence ATAGTGTATAATTGGTACAAAGGTAAAAATATCGCAATTACAGGAGGCCTTGGGTTCCTGGGAAGCAATCTTGCTCATGAGCTTGTTTACCTTGGGGCAGATGTAACTCTTATTGATTCAATGCTGCCGTTATACGGAGGCAATCTCTTTAATATCAACGGTATTGAAGATAAGGTAAATATTAATTTTGCTGATATACGAGACGAGGGCGCAATGAGGGCTCTTGTCCGGAATAAAGATGTAATCTTTCATATAGGAGGCCAGACGAGCCATGTTGACAGCATGACGGATCCTCTGCTTGATGTTGATATAAACTGCAGGGGAAATCTGATTTTTCTTGAAGCCTGCAGGCAAGTTAACCCTGATGTAAAAATTGTTTATGCAGGTACCCGCGGCCAATACGGTGCAGTAAGTACAACTCCTGTAACAGAAGATGCACAGCTTTCACCTACGGATATATACGGTGTTAATAAAAATGCCGGTGAAAAATATCATATAATATACCATAAAGTACATGGAATAAGAACAGTATCTCTCAGAATATCAAATACGTACGGACCCAGGCATCAAATGAAACATGGCAAGTACGGTATTCAAAATTGGGTAGTGAGACTTGCACTTGATGATGAGACAATTACTATTTACGGAGATGGGTCACAGCTTAGAGATTTTAATTTTATAGATGATGTTTCCCGTGCTTTCTTGATGGCAGGTGAAATTGACAGAAGTGACGGACAGATATACAATCTCGGCAGCGGCGATCCTATATCTTTCAGACAAATGGTGAAAACCGTTATTGAAATTGCAGGATCAGGCAAGCTTGAATTTGTTGAATGGCCTGAGGACAGAAAGCTCATAGAAACAGGAGATTACGTAGCTGATTTCAATAAAATACATGATGAACTGGGTTGGAGACCTAAAACCCCGTTTAAAAAAGGTATGGAGAAAACAATAAATTTCTATAGAAAATTTAGAGAACACTATTGGTAG
- a CDS encoding DUF1972 domain-containing protein, translating into MRIAILGTRGIPANYGGFETFAEELSTHLVKRGHDVTVYGRSHYISKNQKFYKGVRVIVTQGVRHKYFDTPFNTILSTIHAFLKKYDVVLYCNSANVLFTLPFRLKSTPVVLNVDGLEWKREKWGKFGRAVYRISEFLSTFVPDFIVTDAKEVCSYYKRKFNKSSLLIPYGAHIGRESSTEALDRFGVMPGKYLLYVSRLEPENNAHVVVEAFEKVNTDYKLIIVGDAPYSTEYIKRLKSTKDKRIIFTGYVFGKGYREFQSHAFAYIQATEAGGTQPALVEAMGRGSFILANDVVQHREVLGETGVYFNVSSVETLTQKMQYYIDHPEEADHLRSAVVKRVKEKYSWDAVTSQYETLFKRITGRRT; encoded by the coding sequence ATGCGTATAGCAATTCTGGGTACACGAGGTATTCCGGCGAATTACGGAGGATTTGAGACTTTTGCAGAAGAACTTTCAACACATCTCGTAAAAAGAGGACATGATGTTACTGTTTACGGACGGTCACACTATATATCAAAAAATCAAAAGTTTTACAAAGGAGTAAGAGTTATTGTAACTCAGGGTGTCAGGCATAAATATTTTGATACACCTTTTAATACGATATTGTCAACCATACATGCTTTTTTAAAAAAGTATGATGTTGTTTTATATTGTAATAGTGCTAATGTGTTATTTACGTTACCGTTCAGGCTAAAAAGCACTCCGGTTGTTTTAAATGTTGACGGATTGGAGTGGAAACGTGAAAAATGGGGTAAATTCGGAAGAGCAGTATATAGAATATCTGAATTTTTATCAACATTTGTACCTGATTTTATTGTGACAGATGCAAAAGAGGTGTGCAGTTATTATAAAAGAAAATTTAATAAATCCAGCTTGTTGATTCCTTATGGCGCTCATATTGGAAGGGAATCAAGCACTGAAGCACTGGACCGTTTTGGAGTAATGCCCGGTAAATATCTGCTCTATGTGAGCAGATTAGAGCCTGAAAATAATGCTCATGTTGTTGTAGAAGCATTTGAAAAAGTAAATACGGATTATAAGTTGATTATTGTTGGTGATGCACCTTACAGTACAGAATATATTAAAAGATTAAAGAGTACAAAGGATAAAAGGATCATTTTTACAGGATATGTTTTTGGGAAAGGCTACAGAGAATTTCAGTCACATGCTTTCGCCTATATTCAGGCAACAGAAGCAGGCGGCACTCAACCTGCACTTGTCGAAGCAATGGGGAGAGGCAGTTTTATTCTGGCTAATGATGTAGTGCAGCACAGAGAAGTACTTGGCGAGACAGGAGTATATTTTAATGTGTCTTCCGTTGAGACTCTGACGCAGAAAATGCAATACTATATAGATCATCCGGAAGAGGCAGATCATTTGCGGTCTGCTGTTGTAAAGCGTGTTAAAGAAAAGTATTCATGGGATGCAGTAACCTCTCAATACGAAACATTGTTTAAAAGGATAACCGGGAGGAGAACATAG
- a CDS encoding glycosyltransferase family 39 protein: MDYQSGEKINKDKFRYWIILAVILAAASFLRLSHLGRQSFWVDEINVYYAAQSFNAGEGLNMPSGFLYGRAPVYTYCAALFSKIIGPGEVATRLPSAIFGILGVWLIYVIGARMFDRKTALVAALLLAFSHFAVGWSRTAKMYTMLQFLTLAVAYSFILGFEPEKGKKRFLILPSIEKKWDFSLIWIAATLLLGAYTFYKVHRIFAIFILGLFVYVLVMAVIKFIFLNGRERFFNKYMLISAAAIILTAAAVIFIPWIRANLKYYLAYTPEWVKGDVGAKYRLLLFDFIMSVYRFPMGALFFAGAVLVIFKGNKRGIFSFILFTFQLFMLSFVFTHRVPMYLFNVYPFFIFLAAYSLVWFVKTASVESENSVKNEIKMRVKKLAPYLRYLISLSVAVVFLVSPWMRISLNIPKIEDGKTNMAVTPGEWKAAGKYLRENMQKGDIVISNLPQISSFYCPATDYTLNFGLLRQSMRFKDANKNGRWVDIYEGVPCIENLEDLKKIISTHKSGWIVLEKYLFNTDAYTSGEIREYVKNHFEKPIETKNYSLLIYSWGEAADKGGNTEKR, encoded by the coding sequence ATGGATTATCAATCAGGCGAAAAAATAAATAAAGACAAGTTCAGATACTGGATTATTCTTGCTGTAATTTTGGCTGCTGCATCATTTTTAAGATTATCTCATTTGGGAAGGCAGAGCTTTTGGGTTGATGAAATCAATGTGTATTATGCAGCACAATCTTTTAATGCCGGCGAAGGCTTGAATATGCCTTCAGGGTTTTTATACGGCCGGGCACCTGTTTACACTTATTGCGCAGCGTTATTTTCAAAAATAATCGGACCGGGAGAAGTTGCAACAAGGCTTCCTTCCGCAATTTTCGGAATACTCGGTGTGTGGTTAATCTATGTTATCGGTGCAAGGATGTTTGATCGAAAGACGGCTCTTGTAGCTGCTCTGCTTCTTGCATTTTCGCATTTTGCAGTAGGGTGGTCAAGAACAGCAAAGATGTATACTATGCTGCAATTTTTAACATTGGCCGTTGCGTACTCTTTTATTCTCGGGTTTGAGCCTGAAAAAGGCAAAAAGAGATTTCTGATACTGCCCTCCATTGAGAAAAAATGGGATTTTTCCCTTATCTGGATAGCAGCAACATTGCTGCTCGGTGCGTATACATTTTATAAAGTTCACAGAATATTTGCAATTTTTATTTTAGGGCTTTTTGTGTACGTTTTGGTTATGGCCGTTATCAAATTTATTTTTTTAAATGGAAGAGAAAGATTTTTTAATAAATATATGTTAATATCTGCCGCTGCTATAATTTTAACTGCAGCTGCAGTTATCTTTATACCATGGATAAGGGCAAACCTGAAGTATTATCTGGCATATACACCTGAATGGGTAAAAGGAGATGTGGGCGCAAAGTACAGACTGCTTCTTTTTGATTTCATTATGTCAGTTTACAGATTTCCAATGGGTGCGTTATTTTTTGCAGGTGCAGTACTTGTAATATTCAAGGGTAATAAGAGAGGCATATTTTCTTTCATACTGTTTACATTCCAATTGTTCATGCTGTCATTTGTTTTTACTCACAGAGTCCCTATGTATCTCTTTAATGTTTATCCCTTCTTCATATTTCTTGCAGCATATTCTCTTGTATGGTTTGTGAAAACAGCCTCTGTTGAGTCTGAGAATTCCGTGAAAAATGAAATAAAAATGAGGGTTAAGAAGTTAGCACCCTATCTTAGATATTTGATTTCTCTCTCAGTGGCAGTTGTTTTTCTTGTTTCACCGTGGATGAGAATCAGCCTCAATATTCCTAAGATAGAAGACGGAAAAACAAATATGGCAGTAACTCCCGGTGAATGGAAGGCGGCTGGAAAGTATCTGCGTGAAAATATGCAGAAAGGAGATATTGTTATTTCAAATCTTCCGCAAATAAGCTCGTTTTACTGCCCTGCTACTGATTATACTTTGAATTTCGGGTTGCTTCGGCAATCAATGAGATTCAAAGACGCAAACAAGAACGGCAGATGGGTGGATATATACGAAGGAGTTCCATGTATTGAAAATCTTGAAGATTTGAAAAAAATTATTAGTACTCATAAAAGTGGCTGGATTGTTCTTGAAAAATATCTTTTTAATACAGATGCCTATACAAGCGGTGAAATCCGGGAATATGTTAAAAATCATTTTGAAAAACCGATTGAAACAAAAAATTACAGCCTTTTAATCTACTCGTGGGGAGAGGCAGCAGACAAAGGCGGAAATACTGAAAAGAGATAA
- a CDS encoding glycosyltransferase has protein sequence MQIKNNNSVAPEISIVIPSYKSGRDLFLCLESVMNQTIDMPYEVIVVDSSPEDITQDVKECFTEVKVLHLNRRTLPGLARSEGARLARGSFVFFIDSDCIASPDWLKLLWKKLQAGYKAAGGGVANGTPDSYVGTAEYLLEFNEMNPMAKMGDVGALPSCNLCVSKDLLESVGFFPDFMKGEDTILCDNIVTSGYNIYFLPDASITHRNRTGFNHFIKNQVALGEGANETRRRTKRHGYFLLKYPPLIVFIPVYRTLIISKRLVQSDYKLFLSFIFHYPLIFLGLIAYTWGFIRGPYRSGLSTEKGRL, from the coding sequence ATGCAGATAAAAAATAATAATAGTGTAGCACCGGAAATTTCCATTGTTATTCCCTCTTATAAATCAGGAAGGGATCTATTTCTTTGTCTTGAATCTGTTATGAATCAGACAATAGATATGCCCTATGAAGTTATAGTAGTTGACAGTTCACCTGAAGATATTACACAGGATGTGAAAGAGTGTTTCACAGAGGTAAAAGTTCTGCATCTCAACAGAAGGACTCTGCCTGGCCTTGCCAGATCAGAGGGCGCGCGTTTGGCTCGCGGCAGTTTTGTGTTCTTTATTGATAGTGACTGCATAGCAAGCCCTGACTGGCTGAAATTACTTTGGAAAAAACTGCAGGCAGGATACAAAGCAGCAGGAGGGGGTGTTGCAAATGGCACTCCTGACAGTTATGTGGGTACTGCGGAATATCTGCTTGAATTTAATGAGATGAATCCAATGGCAAAAATGGGAGACGTGGGAGCTCTGCCTTCATGTAATTTATGTGTAAGTAAAGATTTACTTGAGAGTGTCGGATTTTTCCCGGATTTTATGAAGGGTGAAGATACAATACTTTGTGATAATATTGTGACATCCGGATACAATATTTATTTTTTACCGGATGCATCAATAACTCACAGAAACAGAACAGGGTTTAATCATTTTATTAAAAATCAGGTTGCTTTGGGAGAAGGTGCAAATGAGACGCGAAGAAGGACAAAACGGCATGGATATTTTCTTCTTAAATATCCTCCTTTAATTGTGTTTATTCCTGTTTACAGAACTTTGATAATAAGCAAACGGTTAGTTCAGTCAGATTATAAACTGTTTTTAAGCTTTATTTTTCACTATCCCTTGATATTTTTAGGATTAATAGCGTATACCTGGGGATTTATCCGCGGGCCTTACAGGTCCGGCCTTTCAACAGAAAAGGGGAGATTATGA
- a CDS encoding glycosyltransferase, with product MRIVLIGPTFPFRGGIAQHTTLLWKFLKKRHEVYFISFKRQYPSFLFPGSTDREPGKIRKFKECSYIIDSLNPATWAYTAESIVSYKPDIIVFIWWVPFFAFCWKFISNIVRKRIGVKTVYVCHNVLPHENGVIWETITKWALRSSQGFTVHSESDKKKLMEICPGKDVEALPIAPHPEPVIKGINNYEARQSLGIPSDKIVFLFFGFVRYYKGLDLLIDALSLIDNESAHLLIAGEFWGKRDFYNTLIKDKGLNKQITIVDRYVSEDEFELFFSAADVVVLPYRDATQSGVPQLAFTMGRPVIVTDVGGLAENVISETHGVVIEPDNVDALAESMREFMAGKIKKDSEFLKNYALDRKNRDWNGMIDAIETLAGK from the coding sequence ATGCGGATTGTTCTTATAGGCCCGACATTCCCTTTTAGAGGCGGCATTGCTCAGCACACAACTCTCTTGTGGAAATTTCTTAAAAAGAGGCACGAGGTTTATTTTATTTCTTTTAAAAGGCAGTATCCGTCATTTTTATTTCCGGGCAGCACAGACAGAGAACCAGGTAAAATCAGGAAATTTAAAGAGTGTAGTTATATAATAGATTCATTAAATCCTGCGACGTGGGCATATACTGCCGAGAGTATAGTATCATATAAACCGGATATTATTGTTTTTATATGGTGGGTCCCGTTTTTTGCGTTTTGCTGGAAATTTATATCAAATATTGTAAGAAAGCGTATAGGAGTAAAAACTGTTTATGTATGCCATAATGTTCTCCCTCATGAGAACGGGGTTATATGGGAAACAATTACGAAATGGGCTCTGAGATCCTCTCAGGGATTTACAGTGCACAGCGAATCGGATAAAAAGAAATTAATGGAAATCTGTCCGGGAAAAGATGTTGAGGCCCTCCCGATTGCACCTCATCCTGAGCCGGTAATCAAAGGGATTAATAATTACGAGGCAAGGCAATCTCTTGGTATTCCTTCTGATAAGATTGTTTTTCTCTTTTTTGGATTTGTGCGTTATTACAAAGGGTTGGATTTATTAATAGATGCTCTTTCCCTGATTGATAATGAATCCGCACATCTTTTAATTGCCGGAGAGTTTTGGGGTAAAAGAGATTTTTACAATACTCTCATCAAAGATAAGGGCCTGAATAAACAAATAACTATTGTTGACAGATACGTATCCGAGGATGAATTCGAACTGTTTTTTTCAGCTGCTGATGTTGTTGTTCTTCCTTACAGAGATGCAACTCAGAGCGGAGTACCTCAGCTTGCATTTACAATGGGAAGACCTGTAATAGTAACTGATGTTGGCGGCCTTGCCGAGAATGTTATATCTGAAACACATGGCGTTGTAATTGAACCCGATAATGTTGATGCTCTTGCAGAATCAATGAGAGAGTTCATGGCAGGCAAAATAAAAAAAGATTCTGAATTTCTTAAAAATTATGCTTTGGATAGAAAAAACAGAGATTGGAACGGAATGATAGATGCAATTGAAACATTGGCAGGAAAATAG
- a CDS encoding glycosyltransferase family 2 protein: MKLIIQIPCYNEERTLPATIKAIPRKFDGIDIVELLVIDDGSTDRTVEKARELGVDHIVRLTSNRGLAVSFSAGLDSSLRFGADIIVNTDGDNQYRAEDIQKLIDPILAGSADMVVGDREVMQVEHFSFIKKLLQKLGSWVVRHISNTTVPDVTSGFRAFSREAALRMNVISQFTYTLDTIIQAGKKGIPIAHVSIRTNKPTRPSRLFKSIFAYINQSGATIARIYALYEPLKTFLYIGGFIFGVGFLVSMRFLYFFLTHQGEGHIQSLILSAVFMIVGFQVGMIGLLADIISANRRLIEEVLYRLKKSDIKGDK; encoded by the coding sequence GTGAAGCTTATAATTCAGATACCCTGTTATAATGAAGAGAGGACTTTGCCTGCAACAATAAAGGCAATTCCCCGAAAATTTGATGGCATTGATATTGTTGAACTTCTGGTAATTGATGACGGAAGTACAGACAGGACTGTGGAAAAGGCAAGAGAGCTGGGAGTAGATCATATTGTACGTCTTACAAGCAACAGAGGGCTTGCAGTCAGCTTTTCGGCAGGCCTTGATTCTTCTCTCAGATTCGGAGCAGATATTATTGTAAACACTGATGGAGACAACCAATACAGAGCTGAGGATATTCAAAAATTAATTGACCCGATACTTGCAGGAAGTGCTGATATGGTGGTCGGAGACAGGGAAGTAATGCAGGTAGAGCACTTTTCATTTATCAAAAAGCTGCTTCAAAAACTGGGAAGCTGGGTTGTTCGGCATATTTCAAATACAACTGTTCCTGATGTAACAAGCGGGTTCAGAGCATTCAGCAGGGAAGCAGCATTAAGGATGAATGTGATATCACAATTTACATATACACTTGACACAATAATTCAGGCTGGTAAAAAGGGTATCCCGATAGCCCATGTATCAATAAGGACAAATAAACCAACAAGGCCTTCAAGACTTTTTAAAAGTATTTTTGCATATATAAATCAGTCAGGTGCAACAATTGCCAGAATTTATGCTCTTTATGAGCCTTTAAAGACTTTTTTATATATTGGCGGATTTATTTTTGGTGTAGGTTTTCTTGTATCTATGAGATTCCTTTATTTTTTCCTTACTCATCAGGGTGAGGGCCATATACAGTCATTGATTCTTTCTGCGGTTTTTATGATTGTGGGATTTCAGGTAGGTATGATAGGATTACTTGCTGACATTATTTCAGCCAATAGAAGACTGATAGAGGAAGTTTTGTATCGTTTGAAAAAGAGTGATATTAAAGGGGATAAATAA
- a CDS encoding glycosyltransferase: protein MRKSDSSHAEVSVIVSIFNAEKNIEDFYTSLADAVKSVSKSIEYIFIDDASNDSTFEKLHMLMKNDDKIHIVRMRSTFGEAACLDAGLKYSMGDIIVYISGRVNIDPYGIPAFLEKLDGESDLVAGWRSPRRDSVLNRSVSKVFNLLASWFLKRRLHDINSGILVTKREVLNKISFYGDLYNFIPVLAAGQGYKVSEEKIAQLPGSFRNSRYPREYVQRMLDIITVIFLTRYSKKPIHFLGFVGSFFSAAGLAIEVYLFIYRILGMGPIAGRPLLILGALLLVIGIQMISIGLLGEMIIFTHAGDVTEYNIEEIIN from the coding sequence ATGAGAAAGAGTGACAGTTCCCATGCAGAGGTATCGGTAATAGTTTCAATTTTTAATGCAGAGAAAAATATTGAAGATTTTTACACTTCTTTGGCAGATGCTGTGAAGAGTGTCAGCAAATCGATAGAGTATATTTTTATAGATGATGCGTCTAATGACAGCACTTTTGAAAAGCTGCACATGCTGATGAAAAATGATGATAAAATTCATATTGTTCGTATGCGTTCTACTTTCGGTGAAGCTGCATGCCTTGATGCCGGCCTTAAGTACTCTATGGGAGATATTATCGTTTATATTTCGGGAAGAGTCAATATTGATCCTTACGGCATTCCGGCATTTCTTGAAAAGCTTGACGGGGAAAGTGATCTTGTTGCAGGATGGCGTTCACCCCGCAGAGATTCCGTTCTTAACAGAAGTGTCTCAAAAGTTTTTAATCTTCTTGCAAGCTGGTTTTTAAAGAGGCGGCTGCACGATATCAACAGCGGTATTCTTGTTACAAAAAGAGAAGTGCTTAATAAAATATCATTTTACGGAGATTTGTACAATTTTATTCCTGTTCTTGCTGCAGGGCAGGGGTATAAGGTTTCTGAAGAGAAAATAGCTCAGCTGCCCGGGAGTTTCCGTAATTCCCGTTATCCAAGGGAGTATGTCCAGCGTATGCTTGATATAATAACGGTAATTTTTCTTACCCGTTATTCGAAAAAACCAATTCATTTTCTGGGGTTTGTGGGTTCATTTTTCAGTGCAGCAGGTCTTGCAATTGAAGTTTATCTGTTCATTTACAGAATTCTTGGCATGGGGCCTATTGCAGGAAGGCCGCTTTTAATTCTCGGTGCTCTTTTACTTGTAATCGGTATTCAGATGATATCAATAGGCCTGCTTGGTGAGATGATTATTTTTACTCACGCAGGCGATGTTACTGAATATAATATAGAAGAAATAATTAACTAG
- a CDS encoding glycosyltransferase family 2 protein, which produces MNLTNNITGLSVVVPVFNEEQNVPLLYSAIKKAVDNLDLLTEIIFIDDGSTDGTRDKLKEIAAADPDFRAIFLRKNFGQSAAMAAGFSISTGDVLVTMDGDLQNDPADIPKLLSKLEEGYDVVSGWRKNRQDKLFIRKVPSFIANRLICSVTHVDLHDTGCALKAYRREAIQGIRLYGEMHRFLPALTKIEGARIAEIPVNHHARKFGKSKYNLTRTFRVLMDLSSLNLFLKYLRAPLRFFGKLGAGVIALGILALLWFLFLFAGKTLDAAELNIVITLVFLFFVTGLQFFFLGLVASLIVKTGDRRGLTLSPLLTDKYEDWYEKE; this is translated from the coding sequence ATGAATTTAACAAATAACATTACAGGCCTTTCAGTTGTAGTACCTGTTTTTAATGAAGAACAGAATGTACCTTTGCTTTATTCCGCAATTAAGAAAGCTGTGGACAATCTTGATTTGCTGACAGAGATAATTTTTATTGATGACGGCAGTACAGACGGAACACGAGATAAACTTAAGGAGATTGCCGCTGCAGATCCGGATTTCAGAGCTATTTTTTTACGTAAGAATTTTGGCCAGTCTGCTGCAATGGCAGCAGGATTCTCAATATCTACAGGGGATGTTCTTGTAACTATGGATGGAGACCTGCAGAATGATCCGGCAGATATACCGAAACTTCTTTCAAAATTGGAAGAGGGCTATGATGTTGTGAGCGGGTGGCGTAAAAACAGACAGGATAAGCTATTTATAAGAAAAGTACCTTCTTTTATTGCAAACAGGCTTATCTGCTCTGTTACCCATGTTGATCTTCATGATACGGGATGTGCACTTAAGGCATACAGAAGGGAAGCAATACAGGGGATAAGGCTTTATGGGGAGATGCACAGATTCCTTCCGGCACTGACAAAAATTGAAGGAGCAAGGATTGCGGAAATACCTGTAAACCATCATGCCAGAAAGTTCGGAAAATCAAAGTACAATCTTACGAGGACATTCCGTGTACTTATGGATTTGTCTTCTCTTAATCTTTTTCTTAAATATCTTCGTGCTCCTTTAAGATTTTTCGGCAAATTAGGTGCGGGAGTTATTGCTCTTGGGATCCTTGCACTTTTATGGTTTCTGTTTCTTTTTGCAGGAAAAACTCTTGATGCTGCTGAGCTTAATATTGTTATTACTCTTGTATTCCTGTTTTTTGTAACAGGACTGCAGTTTTTCTTTTTAGGGCTTGTTGCAAGCCTCATTGTGAAAACAGGGGATAGGAGAGGCCTTACTCTCTCTCCACTTTTAACTGATAAATACGAGGACTGGTATGAGAAAGAGTGA
- a CDS encoding NAD-dependent epimerase/dehydratase family protein encodes MKIFMTGVSGFLGQHLVKALKEQGHEITALIRPTSNISHLDEYNLNYVIGNIRETSWLDSIKGADAIVHAATSKGGPWENFYEENVLSTERILKEAVKHKVKRFIFISSVVVYDHSNVKNGSSFPEDSPFEQEYTNHYSRSKIEAENLIKEFHEKEGLETVVLRPAALYGPGGLLYPARLGIAAGANGYIIVGSGKSELTLTHVRTVADAVAKSLTCEKCAGKAYNLTEDKSVSKIEYLKILKSILNPKFKIIRILFPIVKVLAFMLRKMFGIMGKAAPSRLSPQYLKLFTLSLKYPNTRAKEDLDWVPVPNVREAVKEVMEWHKDQQKPVCHHLVPEKRIVINSKKKLNVGIVGCGSFSKTHLSILKKIPNANVTALCDTNVDAAKRLSEKFGVENIYSDYLEMLDKENLDVVHVVSSAQTHAPVSIAAMKKGCHVLVEKPMAVNAEEAGEMIRTSKENNVKLCVEHSLLYDPAMIEAREILNSGAIGNIVQVESWFGTSYSSNTGSPYLRWQARNHWVYDLPGSLFQNFISHPLSVLLDIVDDVSDINVSSAYHKVVPFMKSDELRISMKSGKVLASIVLSFNATPRLCFLRLYGTKGSLTVDFMYNTTLLNKDVPMAPKVLSRNMVLKRNGRKMYFKGLSNEIKVFTGKHTLFKGNEILINLFYKSILDGTEMPVSLDNGRLSMEIMDSVWKQVDL; translated from the coding sequence ATGAAAATATTTATGACAGGAGTTTCAGGTTTTCTTGGCCAGCACCTTGTCAAAGCTTTAAAAGAGCAGGGGCATGAGATTACAGCACTCATAAGGCCGACAAGTAATATCAGTCATCTTGATGAGTACAACTTAAATTATGTTATTGGGAATATCCGCGAAACTTCCTGGCTTGATTCGATTAAGGGTGCAGATGCAATTGTACACGCTGCAACATCAAAGGGAGGCCCGTGGGAGAATTTTTACGAAGAGAATGTGCTTTCAACCGAGCGGATTTTAAAAGAAGCGGTAAAACACAAAGTTAAGAGATTTATATTTATCAGCTCTGTTGTTGTATACGACCATTCAAACGTCAAGAACGGATCATCATTTCCTGAGGATTCTCCTTTTGAACAGGAATATACAAATCATTATTCACGTTCAAAAATTGAGGCTGAGAACCTTATAAAAGAGTTTCATGAAAAAGAAGGACTGGAAACAGTTGTACTTCGGCCTGCGGCGCTTTACGGGCCCGGAGGCCTTCTCTATCCCGCACGTCTTGGTATAGCAGCAGGAGCAAACGGATATATAATTGTAGGCAGCGGAAAATCGGAATTGACCCTAACGCATGTTCGTACTGTTGCAGATGCAGTGGCCAAATCACTTACTTGTGAAAAATGTGCAGGTAAAGCTTATAATCTTACTGAAGACAAATCTGTCAGCAAAATAGAGTATCTTAAGATACTGAAGAGTATTTTGAATCCGAAATTTAAAATAATCAGAATACTGTTTCCAATTGTAAAGGTTCTAGCGTTTATGCTTAGAAAAATGTTCGGTATAATGGGTAAGGCGGCCCCTTCACGCCTTAGCCCTCAATATCTTAAATTATTTACACTTTCCCTTAAATATCCAAATACACGTGCAAAAGAAGATCTGGATTGGGTGCCGGTTCCTAATGTCAGAGAAGCTGTTAAAGAGGTTATGGAGTGGCATAAAGATCAGCAGAAACCTGTATGTCATCACCTTGTACCTGAAAAGCGGATTGTAATAAATTCGAAGAAAAAACTAAATGTCGGAATTGTCGGATGCGGTTCATTTTCAAAAACACATCTGTCAATCCTTAAAAAGATTCCAAATGCAAATGTTACTGCGCTTTGTGATACAAATGTTGATGCTGCAAAGAGACTTTCGGAAAAATTCGGTGTTGAAAATATCTATTCCGATTATTTGGAAATGCTTGACAAAGAGAATCTTGATGTTGTTCATGTCGTATCTTCAGCACAGACTCATGCCCCGGTATCAATCGCAGCAATGAAAAAAGGGTGTCATGTACTTGTGGAAAAACCAATGGCTGTTAATGCAGAGGAGGCCGGGGAGATGATCCGCACTTCAAAAGAGAACAATGTTAAACTGTGTGTTGAACATTCTCTTCTTTATGATCCTGCAATGATTGAAGCAAGGGAGATACTGAACAGCGGAGCAATAGGCAATATTGTGCAGGTTGAGAGCTGGTTCGGGACATCCTACAGTTCAAATACAGGCAGCCCCTATCTAAGGTGGCAGGCGAGAAACCACTGGGTTTACGATCTTCCGGGCTCCCTTTTCCAAAATTTTATTTCTCATCCCTTAAGTGTTTTACTTGATATTGTTGATGATGTTTCTGATATTAATGTCTCTTCCGCATATCACAAAGTTGTACCTTTTATGAAGAGTGATGAACTCAGAATATCAATGAAATCCGGTAAAGTTCTTGCATCCATTGTTCTGTCTTTTAATGCAACACCGCGTTTATGTTTCTTAAGGCTCTACGGAACCAAAGGCAGCCTGACTGTTGATTTTATGTACAACACCACTCTCTTAAACAAAGATGTGCCTATGGCTCCCAAGGTTTTAAGCAGAAACATGGTGCTTAAACGCAACGGCAGGAAAATGTATTTTAAAGGATTGAGCAACGAGATAAAGGTGTTTACCGGCAAGCACACGCTGTTTAAAGGTAATGAGATATTAATTAATCTTTTCTATAAGTCAATTTTAGACGGCACGGAAATGCCTGTCAGTCTTGATAACGGCCGTCTCTCTATGGAAATAATGGATTCGGTGTGGAAGCAGGTTGATCTATAA